The following are from one region of the Microbacterium sp. BK668 genome:
- a CDS encoding YciI family protein → MRWMLIMNVEPAAAARAAEELDLAQVVAVMGAYNDELQKAGVFLSAEGLSDASEGFRVDFSSQPPVVTDGPYTEAREIFTGYWILEVASREEAEHWARRCPLGPGTALEVRRVNEFSDLDLSAEDAAVGEWAEKAQEWRAAHS, encoded by the coding sequence ATGCGCTGGATGCTGATCATGAACGTCGAGCCCGCGGCGGCGGCCCGAGCGGCGGAAGAGCTCGACCTCGCGCAGGTGGTCGCCGTGATGGGGGCCTACAACGACGAGCTGCAGAAGGCCGGTGTCTTCCTCTCGGCAGAGGGGCTCTCCGACGCGAGCGAGGGATTCCGTGTCGACTTCTCGTCGCAGCCGCCCGTCGTGACGGACGGGCCTTACACGGAGGCGCGGGAGATCTTCACGGGCTACTGGATCCTCGAGGTCGCAAGCCGCGAAGAGGCGGAGCATTGGGCGCGCCGGTGCCCGCTCGGCCCGGGGACGGCGCTGGAGGTGCGACGCGTCAACGAGTTCTCCGACCTGGATCTGAGCGCGGAGGATGCCGCCGTGGGCGAGTGGGCGGAGAAGGCGCAGGAGTGGCGGGCCGCCCACAGCTGA
- the trxA gene encoding thioredoxin codes for MTAKATTSSTWNEDVLQAEGPVLVDFWAEWCGPCRMVSPILDQIQAENPDKLTILKLNVDENPDLAMKYQITSIPAMKVFSKGEVQTTIIGAKPKFALEKDLAAYLA; via the coding sequence ATGACCGCCAAGGCAACCACCTCGAGCACGTGGAACGAGGACGTCCTCCAGGCCGAGGGCCCGGTTCTCGTCGACTTCTGGGCCGAGTGGTGCGGACCGTGTCGCATGGTGTCGCCGATCCTCGACCAGATTCAGGCCGAGAACCCCGACAAGCTCACGATCCTCAAGCTCAACGTGGATGAGAACCCCGATCTCGCCATGAAGTACCAGATCACGTCGATCCCGGCGATGAAGGTCTTCTCGAAGGGCGAGGTGCAGACCACGATCATCGGCGCCAAGCCGAAGTTCGCGCTCGAGAAGGACCTCGCGGCCTACCTCGCGTAA
- the trxB gene encoding thioredoxin-disulfide reductase, whose protein sequence is MRHVIIIGSGPAGYTAAIYAARANLEPLLIASSVEAGGELMNTTDVENFPGFPEGIQGPDLMTKMQEQAERFGTEVLYDDVVDLDLDGPVKRVTLGSGAVHEAASLIYATGSAHRKIGIAGEERLSGRGVSYCATCDGFFFRERTIAVVGGGDSAMEEATFLTKFASKVYVIHRRDELRASKIMQERAFANPKIEFVWNSEVVDIVGDEAVTGVVLGSTVDGSTRELALDGVFVAIGNDPRTHLVHDKLDLTPAGTIWVDGRSSRTSVPGVFAAGDVIDPTYRQAVTAAGSGTVAALDVEHFLASLGQAGAPAPEADLIEGLPEAAQPAVVEAG, encoded by the coding sequence GTGCGTCACGTCATCATCATCGGTTCCGGTCCTGCGGGCTACACGGCTGCGATCTACGCGGCGCGCGCCAACCTCGAGCCGCTTCTCATCGCGAGCTCGGTCGAAGCGGGCGGTGAGCTCATGAACACGACCGACGTCGAGAACTTCCCCGGATTCCCCGAGGGCATCCAGGGTCCCGACCTCATGACCAAGATGCAGGAGCAGGCGGAGCGCTTCGGCACGGAGGTGCTCTACGACGACGTCGTCGACCTCGACCTCGACGGACCGGTCAAGCGCGTCACGCTCGGCAGCGGAGCGGTGCACGAGGCGGCCTCGCTCATCTACGCGACCGGTTCCGCGCACCGCAAGATCGGCATTGCCGGCGAGGAGCGCCTGTCGGGCCGCGGCGTCTCGTACTGCGCGACCTGCGACGGCTTCTTCTTCCGCGAGCGCACGATCGCGGTCGTCGGGGGTGGCGACTCGGCGATGGAGGAGGCGACCTTCCTCACGAAGTTCGCGTCGAAGGTCTACGTCATCCACCGCCGCGACGAGCTGCGCGCCTCGAAGATCATGCAGGAGCGAGCCTTCGCCAATCCCAAGATCGAGTTCGTCTGGAACAGTGAGGTCGTCGACATCGTCGGCGACGAGGCCGTGACGGGCGTGGTCCTCGGCTCGACCGTCGACGGCTCGACGCGGGAGCTCGCGCTCGACGGCGTCTTCGTCGCGATCGGCAACGATCCCCGTACGCACCTGGTGCACGACAAGCTCGACCTGACGCCGGCGGGCACGATCTGGGTCGACGGCCGCTCCTCACGCACATCGGTCCCGGGCGTGTTCGCGGCGGGCGACGTGATCGACCCGACATACCGCCAGGCGGTCACGGCCGCCGGCAGCGGCACGGTCGCCGCCCTCGACGTCGAGCACTTCCTCGCCTCCCTCGGACAGGCGGGTGCGCCGGCACCCGAGGCCGACCTCATCGAAGGGCTCCCCGAGGCGGCCCAGCCCGCAGTGGTCGAGGCGGGCTGA